The Streptomyces sp. DG1A-41 genomic sequence CGCCAGCGCGCCCAGCCCCTGGACGTCCCCCACGCGCACGTGGGCCCGCATCGCGGTCGCCCCGTGCCCGAGCTGGAGCAGCGCGGCCTCGGTCGCCCGGCGCTGGACCTCCTGTGGCTCGTACGAGACCGGGCCCTGGGCGTCGGCGGACAGCGCCGTGTCGGCATGGGCGTGCGGCTCGGCCGGGGCCGGCAGCAGCAGATAGCCGCCGAGATCCACGCGCGCCCCGCACGCGCGCGTGCCGACCGCCGCCAGGCTGCCGGCCGTGCCGACCGCCTCGATACGCCCGCCGCCCAGCCGTACGTCCACGGTCCGGCCGTCGGTGAGCCGCGCCCCGCACAGCAGCAGCGACGACGGGTCGGCCGGACCCGGCGAGGACGACGGGGGCGGAGGTGGCTGCGGCTGGCTGTCGGGCATCGCGCTCCTGGGGCTCGGCTGCGCACGCGAGGACGCATGATCACTCAGAGTGAGACGAGCCTAGGACGGCCCCCCGCCCGTCGCGGGGAGGAGCGCAATAGTCGTACCGGCGTGGTCCGCTGTGCGGAACGCGAGGCACGCACGAGGCGGCGGGGAGGACGGTGCGCGCGGCCCGGCCGGGTACCCGAAACGGATTTGGGTGAACGGCGGCAGAGCGTGTAATGTCTTCATCGCTCGCCCCAATAGCTCAGTCGGCAGAGCGTCTCCATGGTAAGGAGAAGGTCAACGGTTCGATTCCGTTTTGGGGCTCTGATGTGAACGGTTCCCGTCGCGAGGCGGGGCCCGGCCACATCAAAGCGGTGTAGCTCAGTCGGTAGAGCAAGCGGCTCATAATCGCTGTGTCACCGGTTCAAGTCCGGTCACCGCTACTCTCAGTAGCCGATTGCGGGGTCGGTCCTTCGATCGGCTACTCTTCTTGCGTTAAACAGTCCATCCGTTCGTCTTAGGAGCACTCACGTGGCTGCCACCGACGTCCGCCCGAAGATCACGCTGGCCTGCGTGGAGTGCAAGGAGCGGAACTACATCACCAAGAAGAACCGGCGTAACAACCCGGACCGTCTTGAGATGAAGAAGCACTGCCCGCGTTGCAACGCGCACACCGCGCACCGCGAGACGCGATAAATCAGGCTCGTACGCGAGGCCGTTCCCGAGTGATCGGGGGCGGCCTCGCGTCGTTGAACGACCCGTACCGTTCAGTAGCGCAACCAGGAGGTGCCGGGCCATGGCGCTCGACCAGTCCTTCGTGGGGCGGACGTACCCGCCCACCGAGCCCTACGAGGTGGGCCGGGAGAAGATCCGTGAGTTCGCCGAGGCGGTCGGGGACGCCAACCCGGCGTACACGGACGCGGAGGCCGCCAAGGCGCTCGGCCACCCCGACGTGATCGCGCCGCCGACCTTCGTCTTTTCGATCACCTTCAGGGCCGCGGGGCAGGTCGTCCAGGACCCCCAGCTCGGCCTGGACTACAGCCGAGTCGTGCACGGTGACCAGAAGTTCGCCTACCGCCGCCCGGTCCGCGCCGGCGACCGGCTCACGGTCACCTCCACCATCGAGGCGATCAAGTCCCTCGCGGGCAACGACATCCTGGACATCCGGGGCGAGGTCCACGACGAGGCCGGCGAGCACGTCGTGACCGCCTGGACCAAGCTCGTGGCCCGCGCGGCCGAGGAGGCGTGAGCGATCCCATGACGGCGAAGATCTCCTACTCGGACGTCGAGGTCGGCACCGAACTGCCCGCACAGACATTCCCCGTGACCCGCGCGACCCTCGTCCGGTACGCGGGCGCCTCCGGCGACTTCAACCCGATCCACTGGAACGAGAAGTTCGCCAAGGAGGTCGGCCTGCCGGACGTCATCGCGCACGGCATGTTCACCATGGCCGAGGCGATCCGCGTGGTCACCGACTGGGCCGGCGACCCGGGAGCGGTCGTCGAGTACGGCGTCCGCTTCACCAAACCCGTCGTCGTCCCGAACGACGACCAGGGCGCCGTGATCGAGGTCGGTGGCAAGGTCGCGGCCAAGCTCGACGACAACACGGTCCGCGTGGACCTGACGGCGACGAGCGCCGGGCAGAAGGTGCTGGGCATGTCGCGCGCGGTCGTGCGGCTGGCCTGAGACGGCAGATGCGGGGTAAGGGGCGCTCTCCAATGCGGGGCGCCCCTCATGGCGGCCCTCGTCCCCGGGCGGGGGTCGCACGCACGTGTGCGGAGGCTGTCAGTGCCGTCTCGTACTCTTGAGCCCGTGCAGGAACTCCACGACGCCCCCCTCGCCCCGCTGACCACCTTCCGGCTGGGCGGCCCCGCGACCCGGCTGGTCACCGCGACGACGGACGACGAGGTGATCGCCGTCGTGCGCGAAGCCGACGAGGCGGGCACCCCGCTGCTGGTCATCGGCGGCGGCTCGAACCTGGTCATCGGCGACAAGGGCTTCGAGGGCACCGCCCTCGTCATCGCCACCAAGGGCTACACCCTCGACGGCACGAGACTGGAACTGGCCGCCGGCGAGGTGTGGACCGACGCCGTCGCCCGCACGGTGGAGGCGGGCCTGGCCGGCATCGAGTGCCTGGCCGGCATCCCGGGCTCGGCGGGCGCGACCCCCATCCAGAACGTCGGGGCGTACGGCCAGGAGGTCTCCTCGACGATCACCGAGGTCGTCGCCTACGACCGCCGCACCGGCGAGACGGTCACCCTGGCCAACGAGGACTGCGCCTTCTCCTACCGCCACAGCCGCTTCAAGGCCGACCCGGAGCGATACGTGGTCCTGCGCGTCCGCTTCTCCCTGGAGGACGCCGGCGGCCTCTCCGCCCCCCTCAGGTACGCCGAGACGGCCCGCGCCCTCGGCGTCGAAGCCGGCGACCGCGTCCCGCTCGCCTCGGCCCGCGACACCGTGCTCAAGCTGCGCGCCGGCAAGGGCATGGTCCTGGACCCCGAGGACCACGACACCTGGTCGGCCGGCTCCTTCTTCACCAACCCGATCCTCACGGACGCGGACTTCGCGACCTTCCGCGCGCGCGTGCGCGAGCGCCTCGGCGACGGCGTGGAGCCTCCCGCGTACCCGGCCGGTGAGGGCCGTACGAAGACCTCCGCGGCCTGGCTGATCGACAAGGCGGGCTTCACGAAGGGCTACGGCGACGGCCCCGCGCGCATCTCCACGAAGCACACCCTGGCGCTGACCAACCGGGGCAGCGCGACCACGGAGGACCTGCTCGCCCTCGCCCGCGAGGTCGTTGCCGGTGTCCGCGAGGCCTTCGGGGTCACGCTGGTGAACGAGCCGGTGACGGTCGGGGTCAGCCTGTAGGCACCCCGCCTCGGTGCTGAGGCCGGGTGGATCCGCAGCCCGGCGGGACGGGCGCCGCCCCAGCGGCACGAATGCCCGCAGCTAGGCGGCGAGCCGCATGCCCCACGCCCCCCCCCGCGTGGCCCGCCCCCCGCACCGCCCCGACCCACCCCGTCGCGCAGGCGCTACGACGCCAGCCAGTCGTCCACCCCGGCCAGCAGCTTCGTCTTCACGTCCTCCGGTGCCGCCGCCCCCCGGACCGACTGCCGAGCCACCTCCGCCAACTCCGCATCCGTGAACCCGTGATGCCGCCGCGCGATCTCGTACTGCGCGGCAAGACGCGAACCGAACAGCAACGGGTCGTCCGCGCCCAGCGCCAGCGGCACCCCCGCCTCGAACAGCGTCCGCAGCGGCACGTCCTCCGGCTTCTCGTACACCCCCAGCGCCACATTCGACGCCGGGCACACCTCACACGTCACCTGCCGGTCCGCCAGCCGCTTCATCAGCCGTGGATCCTCCGCCGCCCGCACGCCGTGCCCGACCCGGTCCGCCCCCAGGTCGTCCAGACAGTCCCGCACCGACGACGGCCCCGCCAGCTCGCCCCCGTGCGGCGTCGACAACAGTCCGGCCTCCCGCGCGATCCCGAACGCCCGGTCGAAGTCCCGCGCCATCCCCCGCCGCTCGTCGTTCGACAGCCCGAACCCGACGACCCCCCGGTCCGCGTACCGCACCGCCAGCCGCGCCAGCGTCCGCGCGTCCAGCGGGTGCTTCATCCGGTTCGCCGCGACCAGCACCCGCATACCGAGCCCGGTCTCCCGCGACGTCGTCTCCACCGCGTCGAGGATGACCTCCAGCGCCGGGATCAACCCGCCCAGCCGCGGCGCGTACGACGTCGGGTCGACCTGGATCTCCAGCCACCCCGACCCGTCCCGCAGATCCTCCTCCGCGGCCTCCCGTACCAGCCGCTGGATGTCCTCCGGCTCCCGCAGACACGAGCGTGCCGCGTCGTACAGCCGCTGAAAGCGGAACCAGCCCCGCTCGTCCGTCGCCCGCAGTCTCGGCGGCTCCCCGCCGACCAGCGACTCGGTCAGCGCGTCGGGCAGGCGCACCCCGTGCTTGTCGGCCAGTTCCAGCACGGTCGAGGGCCGCATCGACCCGGTGAAGTGCAGGTGCAGATGGGCTTTCGGCAGTTCAGAGACATCACGTACACGCTCCATTCCAGGATCCTGCCGTACGTCTCAGCTGTCCCGGTAGCTGTTTCCCCGAACGTGGTCTTGCTCGCACTCCCACACGAGAAAGCGGACCGCTCCCCGAAAGGGGAACGGCCCGCTTCGACCACTCACGTGAGCAGTCAGTCCCTGGCCTCCGCCAGCAGCTTCTGCATCCGGCTCACGCCCTCGGCGAGATCCTCGTCACCCAGCGCGTACGACAGCCGCAGATACCCGGGCGTACCGAACGCCTCACCCGGCACCACCGCCACCTCGGCCTCTTCCAGGATCAGCGCGGCCAGCTCGACCGTGTCCTTGGGCCGCCGGCCCCGGATCTCCTTGCCGACCAGCGCCTTCACCGACGGGTACGCGTAGAACGCACCCTCCGGCTCCGGGCACACCACGCCGTCGATCTCGTTCAGCATCCGCACCATGGTCTTGCGGCGCCGGTCGAACGCCTCGCGCATCTTCTCGACGGCGACCAGGTCACCGGAGACGGCGGCCAGCGCGGCGGCCTGGGCGACGTTGGACACGTTCGACGTGGCGTGCGACTGGAGGTTCGTCGCGGCCTTGACCACGTCCTTCGGGCCGATGATCCACCCGACCCGCCAGCCGGTCATCGCGTACGTCTTCGCGACACCGTTCACCACGATGCACTTGTCACGCAGCTCGGGCAGCACCGCCGGCAGCGACACGGCGGAGGCGTCGCCGTAGACCAGGTGCTCGTAGATCTCGTCGGTGAGCACCCACAGGCCGTGCTCGACGGCCCAGTGGCCGATGGCCTCGGTCTCCTGCTCGCTGTAGACCGCGCCGGTCGGGTTGGACGGCGAGACGAACAGGACGACCTTCGTCTTCTCCGTACGGGCCGCCTCCAGCTGCTCGACGGACACCCGGTAGCCGGTCGTCTCGTCGGCGACGACCTCCACCGGGACACCCCCGGCGAGCCGGATCGACTCCGGGTACGTCGTCCAGTACGGCGCGGGCACGATGACCTCGTCGCCCGGGTCGAGGATCGCGGCGAAGGCCTCGTAGATGGCCTGCTTGCCACCGTTGGTGACGAGGATCTGCGACGCGTCGACCTCGTAGCCGGAGTCGCGCAGCGTCTTCGCGGCGATCGCGGCCTTCAGCTCGGGCAGGCCGCCGGCCGGCGTGTAGCGGTGGAACTTCGGGTTCTTGCAGGCCTCGATCGCGGCCTCGACGATGTAGTCCGGGGTCGGGAAGTCGGGCTCACCGGCGCCGAAGCCGATCACCGGCCGCCCTGCGGCCTTGAGGGCCTTGGCCTTGGCGTCCACGGCGAGGGTGGCGGACTCGGAGATCGCGCCGACTCGGGCGGAGACCCGGCGCTCGGTGGGAGGGGTTGCAGCGCTCATGGGCCCCATCGTTTCAGACCGGAAACGTGCGCGGCACGGGGGTTTCACAGACTGAACAACGCCGGGCAAACCCCAGAACAACAGTCCGGACCGACCGCGCGGCCTGGGCGATCTTCAGCCGGAGCCCGGCCGTCCGCACCCCGTTCCGCAGGCGATCTTCCGCCAACGAGGCCTTACTGGCGCCCATTCTGTTCGACGACCGGCCGCAGACCACGTACACTCTCACCTCGTTGGCCTTCAGCGGGCCGCGCCCCGTTCGGTGCACACCAAGCATCCGGACGGATGCGGTACGTTGGGGGACACGCAAAGGGTCGTAGCTCAATTGGTAGAGCACTGGTCTCCAAAACCAGCGGTTGGGGGTTCAAGTCCCTCCGGCCCTGCTACACACACCGTCGCCAGGATGTGTGCGCATGTACGTACAGCAATGCACCGCCGTGCGGCTCAGACCGGGCGCGGCACGGCCACGACCCGGAATCAGGTGAGGACGAGTGACGGACGCCGTGGGCTCCATCGACATGCCTGATGCCCAGGACGAGGCGCCGGAGTCCAAGAAGACCCGCAAGGGCGGCAAGCGCGGCAAGAAGGGCCCGCTGAAGCGGCTCGCCCTCTTCTACCGCCAGATCGTCGCGGAGCTGCGCAAGGTCGTCTGGCCGACCCGCAACCAGCTGACGACGTACACGACCGTGGTGATCATCTTCGTGGTCATCATGATCGGCCTGGTCACCGTGATTGACTATGGACTCAGCCACGCCGCCAAGTACGTGTTCGGCTGAGCCGCCAGCGAAGAGCGCCGAGGTACCCGGCGCTCCTTTCGCATGTTCCACCCCCATGTATCCAGGAAGAAGCAGCCACCGTGTCTGACCCGAACGTGAACGACGCCATCGAGCCTGTCGAGTCCGTCGAGGACGAGCTCGACACCGTCGAGGGCGCGGACAGCGAGGACACCGAGGCCTCCGCCGAGGTCGAGGCTGCCGACGCCGTCGCGGACGACGCCGCCGAGGCGGAGACCGAATCCGGTGAAGAGATCGCGGAAGAGTCCGAGGAAGAGCCCGAGGACGACCGCGACCCGATCGAGAAGCTCCGCGAGGAACTGCGGGTCCTGCCCGGCGAGTGGTACGTCATCCACACCTACGCCGGCTACGAGAACCGCGTGAAGACCAACCTGGAGCAGCGCGCCGTCTCGCTGAACGTCGAGGACTACATCTTCCAGGCCGAGGTGCCGCAGGAGGAGGTCGTCCAGATCAAGAACGGCGACCGCAAGACGATCAAGCAGAACAAGCTCCCGGGCTACGTCCTCGTCCGCATGGACCTGACGAACGAGTCCTGGGGCGTCGTGCGCAACACCCCCGGCGTCACCGGCTTCGTGGGCAACGCCTACGACCCGTACCCGCTGACGCTGGACGAGATCGTCAAGATGCTCGCCCCGGAGGCCGAGGAGAAGGCCGCCCGCGAGGCCGCCGAGGCCGAGGGCAAGCCGGCTCCGCAGCGCAAGGTCGAGGTCCAGGTGCTGGACTTCGAGGTCGGCGACTCGGTCACCGTCACCGACGGCCCGTTCGCCACGCTCCAGGCGACCATCAACGAGATCAACCCGGACTCGAAGAAGGTCAAGGGCCTCGTGGAGATCTTCGGCCGCGAGACGCCGGTCGAGCTCTCCTTCGACCAGATCCAGAAGAACTAGCAGCACCCCGGCTTCCGAGCAGGTCAGACGGGCTCCTGGAGTCTGCCTGACCTGCTCGGTTTTTGGCCGCACATGGATACCCGTTATCGTTGTGCGGTATGCCTCCATCCGGCTCATCCGGATCAGGGGCTGGAAAACTCTCACTAGGACCCGGAGAGAGCACATGCCTCCCAAGAAGAAGAAGGTCACGGGGCTCATCAAGCTCCAGATCCAGGCCGGTGCCGCCAACCCGGCCCCGCCGGTCGGCCCCGCGCTGGGCCAGCACGGCGTCAACATCATGGAGTTCTGCAAGGCCTACAACGCCGCGACCGAGTCGCAGCGTGGCTGGGTCATCCCGGTGGAGATCACGGTCTACGAGGACCGTTCCTTCACCTTCATCACCAAGACCCCGCCGGCCGCGAAGATGATCCTCAAGGCCGCGGGCGTGGACAAGGGCTCCGGCGAGCCGCACAAGACCAAGGTCGCGAAGATCACGCGTGACCAGGTCCGCGAGATCGCCACCACAAAGATGCCCGACCTCAACGCCAACAGCCTGGACGCCGCCGAGAAGATCATCGCCGGCACCGCCCGTTCCATGGGCGTCACGGTCGAGGGCTGAGCCCCAACCCCATCAGCAGAAGTGGCAGGGCCTGCTCGGCCCGGACCACGACTCCTAAGAATCCACAGGAGCAGTAGTGAGCAAGCGCAGCAAGTCCCTTCGCGCTGCGGACGCCAAGATCGACCGGGAGAAGCTCTACGCCCCGCTCGAGGCCGTCCGTCTCGCCAAGGAGACCTCCACGACCAAGTTCGACGGCACCGTCGAGGTCGCCTTCCGTCTGGGTGTCGACCCGCGCAAGGCCGACCAGATGGTCCGTGGCACCGTGAACCTCCCGCACGGCACCGGTAAGACCGCCCGGGTCCTGGTCTTCGCGACCGGCGACCGTGCCGAGGCCGCGCGTGCCGCGGGCGCCGACATCGTCGGCGCCGACGAGCTGATCGACGAGGTGTCGAAGGGCCGTCTGGACTTCGACGCCGTCGTCGCCACCCCGGACCTCATGGGCAAGGTCGGCCGCCTGGGCCGCGTGCTCGGTCCGCGTGGTCTGATGCCGAACCCGAAGACGGGCACCGTCACCCCCGACGTCGCCAAGGCCGTCACCGAGATCAAGGGCGGCAAGATCGAGTTCCGTGTCGACAAGCACGCGAACCTGCACTTCATCATCGGCAAGTCGTCCTTCGACGACACCAAGCTGGTGGAGAACTACGGCGCGGCGCTGGAGGAGATCCTCCGTCTGAAGCCGTCCGCCGCCAAGGGCCGGTACATCAAGAAGGCCGCCATCACCACCACGATGGGCCCCGGCATCCCGGTCGACCCGAACCGCACCCGCAACCTCCTCGTCGAGGAGGACCCGGCCGCGGTCTGAGCCTGACGGCTCACCCAACCGGTCACGGGCCCCGCACCTCTCACAGGTGCGGGGCCCGTTCCCCTTTCCGGTACGTACGCCGGTGGCCTGGGTTAACGTGCGGGAACCGGATGGGAACGGGGGGACGTATGCAGGGCACGACCGTGCGCCGCGTGGGCCTGGTGCTCGCGGTGGCGACCGCGCTGACGGGGATGGCCGCCTGCACCTCCCCGGACTCCTCCGACGGCCCCGGCAAGGACGACCGGGCCGCGCACGGCAGGTCCGTCGCGGCCCTGCGCTCCGCCGAGCGCGCCACCCAGCGGGCCGAGTCCGCCCGGGTCGAGTCCACGACGACCGTGGGCTCGCTGATGTCCATGACCGCCGACGGCACCCTCGGCTGGGGCGACGGCATCAGCGGCACCCTGACCATCACGTACACCGGCGGCACCCTGGCCGACACCATGCGCCGGCTCGGCAGCACCTCCATGGAGGCCCGCTACCTGCCCGACGCCTACTACGCGCGCATGGGCGAGAAGTTCGCCGAGCAGGCCGGCGGCAAGCACTGGATCCGGTACGCGTACGAGGACCTGGAAGCTCTCGCCGGTGGCTCCGGTGCCCACCTCGGCGACCAGATGCGCACCACCACGCCCAACCAGTCCGTGAAGCTCCTGCTGGCCTCCGGGGACGCCCGAAAGGTCGGCGAGGAGTCCGTGCGCGGCCGGCCCGCCACGCACTACTCCGGCACCGTGGTCGCCGCGGACGTCACCGATGCCGCCCTGAAGGAGCGGCTCACCGAGGTCGGCGTCACCACCGAGACCGTCGACATCTGGATCGACGAGCGGAACCTGCTGGTCAAGAAGGTGGAGAAGGCCCGGATGACCACGGGCCTGATGACCCAGACCGCGTACTACGGCGACTACGGCGTGCGGGTCCGGGCCCAGCGGCCCCCGTTGTCGGACACCGGGGACTTCGAGGACCTGATGCGGAAGAAGGCCGGTACGTCCTGAGGTCTCCGTGAAACCGGATAGATCACTTGTGCCCCTCTGGGATAGGCTCACGGCCTTGCTGTGCAGCAAGCAAGTATTCCTTGGGGGGAATCAATGAGGACATCCATACCTGTCGCCGGGCTGGGCGCTCTGCTTCTCGCCGCCGGGGCGGTCGGCTGCGGTTCTGAGCAGTCGCCGGAGATGACGCCCGCGGCCGCCGTCGCCAAGGCGGCGAAGAACACGGAGGACATCACGTCCCTCCGGTACCGCATGAGCGGCACCGTGCCGGAGTCGGGCCGGGTCAAGGGCGAGGCGTCGATGCGCCTGAAGCCCACGATCGCCATGAGCATGAAGATGACGGCCCCCGAGCAGGGCGCCACCGAGGCCATGGAGATCCGCCTCGTCGACAAGGCCATGTACATCGGTGGGGGAGCCGAGATGGCCAAGGAGATGGACGGCAAGACCTGGATGAAGTTCGACCTGTCCGGGTCTGACGCGGGCAAGGAGCTGGACCAGCTGGGGTCCGCGAACCAGGCCGAGCAGAACCCGGCGGCGGAGTCCACCTTCCTCACGGGCGCCAAGGACGTGAAGAAGGTCGGCTCCGAGAAGGTCGAGGGCGTCGACACGACCCACTACACGGGCACCGTCACGCTCAAGGACCTCCGCGCGTCCCTCAAGGACGGGAAGGCGGACACCCGCGAGCAGCGAGAGAAGAGCATCAAGCAGTACGAGAAGCTGGGCGTCGACAAGCTCACGATGGACATGTGGGTCGACGGCGACGACCACACCAAGCAGTTCCGGATGAAGGGCGAGGCCGACAAGGGCCCGCTCGACATGACCATCACCTTCCTCGACTACAACAAGCCGGTGAACGTCACGGCCCCGCCGGCCAAGGACGTCGCCGACCTCGCCGACCTGTTCAAGGAACTCGACGCGAGCTGATCCGCCGTACGGGCGGATTTGCTTGACGGCGATCCGTTCCCGTACTCTCCTACAGAAGCCAAAGACCGCTGGTCGTTACCGCGCGCTCGGATGAGGGTGCGGTGGCCGAAGGATCCGCTGAACGGCGGACGGCCCGCGCAGGTGACAGTGGAAGAGTTCCCGGAGTGCGCCGCCTCGTGCGTGCGTGCAGTCGGTCGAGCTTCGCCCCGTGCGCCTGCGCCGGGGCGTTTCGTTTTCCCCAGTCCTCCTTCGGGTCCGCGCGGTCCGAATCACCCGGAAGGAGGCCGAGGCTCATGGCGAGGCCTGACAAGGTCGATGCCGTCGAGGAGATGCGGGACAAGTTCCGCAACTCCAACGGCGCCGTCATTACCGCGTACACCGGTCTCACCGTGGCGCAGCTCCAGCAGCTGCGTCGTTCACTCGGTGAGAACGCTCAGTACCGTGTGGCGAAGAACACGCTGACCAAGATTGCGGCCAACGAGGCCGGGATCACCGCGATCGACGACCTCTTCACGGGTTCGTCGGCCGTCGCCTTCGTGACCGGTGACCCGGTCGAGGCGGCGAAGGGTCTCCGTGACTTCGCCAAGAACAACCCCAGCCTGGTCATCAAGGGCGGCGTCCTTGACGGCAAGGCGTTGTCCGCTGATGAGATCAAGAAGCTTGCGGACCTCGAGTCCCGCGAGGTTCTGCTCTCCAAGCTGGCCGGTGCCATGAAGGGCAAGCAGTCCCAGGCTGCCTCTGTCTTCCAGGCGCTGCCGTCGAAGCTCGTCCGCACCGTGGACGCGCTCCGTGCCAAGCAGGACGAGCAGGGCGGTGCCGAGTAACTCGGCTCGCATCCCGGCCCCCGCTGCCTGAAAGCGGAGGCCGTCGCGGGCCAGTAGTACGCCCGCCTCACATGTACATCCGGCACCTGCCGAATTAGTGGAAGGACCGCCATCATGGCGAAGCTCAGCCAGGAAGACCTGCTCGCGCAGTTCGAGGAGATGACCCTCATCGAGCTCTCCGAGTTCGTGAAGGCGTTCGAGGAGAAGTTCGACGTCACCGCCGCCGCGGCCGCCCCGGTCGTCGTCGCCGGTGGTGCCGCTGGTGGCGCCGCCGCCGAGGCCGAGCCCGAGAAGGACGAGTTCGACGTCATCCTCACCGGTGCCGGCGACAAGAAGATCCAGGTCATCAAGGTCGTGCGTGAGCTGACCTCCCTGGGCCTGAAGGAGGCCAAGGACCTGGTCGACGGTGCGCCGAAGCCGGTTCTGGAGAAGGTCAACAAGGAGGCCGCCGACAAGGCCAAGGAGTCCCTCGAGGGCGCCGGCGCCTCCGTCGAGGTCAAGTAAGACCTCCCGGATCCGCCAGGATCCACGACACGTCCCACTGGGCGTGTAACGCGTAAGCGCGGAAGAGCGATCATCCATCCGGGTGGTCGCTCTTCGGCGTTTGCGGGGTCCGGCCGCGGTTGCCTTGCACCCTCTGTGGCGGCGGGTATGGTGATCTTCGTCGTGTCTGGGCGGGCCCCGGTTCGGGCAGGGGGGCCTTGACGAACCGCACGCAGCGCGCAATTCTCAGGACGCGTCGTCACAAGGATCCGAATCCGAGGTATGGATCGGCGACGAAGAGGGCAGTATCAACGTGCGTTGAGGGCAGCGCCTTGTCGCAGGAGTGGAACAACGAGGGTCAACACGGGTCTGACAACCCGGACTGGACATCAGTGTGCCATGTGGCTACACTGACCCTTTGCGCTGCCTGTTAGCTGTCCCCTGCCCGTCACCAGGGGTCTGCCCTCGCCCGAGCATCGACGACAAGACCTGTCTGATCTGGCTTTTCGGCCGGACGGACATAGCTTGTCTCTGTGTACGGGAGAGGGGCCGGTACGCGCGTAGTGAGTCCGAGCCCTCGGAAGGACCCCCTCTTGGCCGCCTCGCGCAACGCCTCGACCGCGAATACGAACAACGGCGCCAGCACCGCCCCGCTGCGCATCTCTTTTGCAAAGATCAAGGAGCCTCTCGAGGTTCCGAACCTGCTCGCGCTGCAGACCGAGAGCTTCGACTGGCTGCTCGGCAACACGGCCTGGCAGAGTCGGGTCGAGGAGGCTCTGGAGAACGGTCAGGACGTCCCCACCAAGTCCGGGCTCGAGGAGATCTTCGAGGAGATCTCCCCGATCGAGGACTTCAGCGGGTCGATGTCGCTGACCTTCCGCGACCACCGCTTCGAGCCGCCGAAGAACTCGATCGACGAGTGCAAGGAGCGCGACTTCACGTACGCGGCCCCGCTCTTCGTCACCGCCGAGTTCACGAACAACGAGACCGGCGAGATCAAGTCCCAGACCGTCTTCATGGGCGACTTCCCGTTGATGACGAACAAGGGCACCTTCGTCATCAACGGCACCGAGCGTGTCGTGGTGTCGCAGCTCGTCCGTTCGCCCGGTGTCTACTTCGACTCCTCCATCGACAAGACGTCCGACAAGGACATCTTCTCCGCCAAG encodes the following:
- the rpmG gene encoding 50S ribosomal protein L33, with protein sequence MAATDVRPKITLACVECKERNYITKKNRRNNPDRLEMKKHCPRCNAHTAHRETR
- a CDS encoding UDP-N-acetylmuramate dehydrogenase gives rise to the protein MQELHDAPLAPLTTFRLGGPATRLVTATTDDEVIAVVREADEAGTPLLVIGGGSNLVIGDKGFEGTALVIATKGYTLDGTRLELAAGEVWTDAVARTVEAGLAGIECLAGIPGSAGATPIQNVGAYGQEVSSTITEVVAYDRRTGETVTLANEDCAFSYRHSRFKADPERYVVLRVRFSLEDAGGLSAPLRYAETARALGVEAGDRVPLASARDTVLKLRAGKGMVLDPEDHDTWSAGSFFTNPILTDADFATFRARVRERLGDGVEPPAYPAGEGRTKTSAAWLIDKAGFTKGYGDGPARISTKHTLALTNRGSATTEDLLALAREVVAGVREAFGVTLVNEPVTVGVSL
- the secE gene encoding preprotein translocase subunit SecE gives rise to the protein MTDAVGSIDMPDAQDEAPESKKTRKGGKRGKKGPLKRLALFYRQIVAELRKVVWPTRNQLTTYTTVVIIFVVIMIGLVTVIDYGLSHAAKYVFG
- a CDS encoding MaoC family dehydratase N-terminal domain-containing protein, encoding MALDQSFVGRTYPPTEPYEVGREKIREFAEAVGDANPAYTDAEAAKALGHPDVIAPPTFVFSITFRAAGQVVQDPQLGLDYSRVVHGDQKFAYRRPVRAGDRLTVTSTIEAIKSLAGNDILDIRGEVHDEAGEHVVTAWTKLVARAAEEA
- the rplK gene encoding 50S ribosomal protein L11; its protein translation is MPPKKKKVTGLIKLQIQAGAANPAPPVGPALGQHGVNIMEFCKAYNAATESQRGWVIPVEITVYEDRSFTFITKTPPAAKMILKAAGVDKGSGEPHKTKVAKITRDQVREIATTKMPDLNANSLDAAEKIIAGTARSMGVTVEG
- a CDS encoding MaoC family dehydratase, producing the protein MTAKISYSDVEVGTELPAQTFPVTRATLVRYAGASGDFNPIHWNEKFAKEVGLPDVIAHGMFTMAEAIRVVTDWAGDPGAVVEYGVRFTKPVVVPNDDQGAVIEVGGKVAAKLDDNTVRVDLTATSAGQKVLGMSRAVVRLA
- a CDS encoding adenosine deaminase, whose protein sequence is MERVRDVSELPKAHLHLHFTGSMRPSTVLELADKHGVRLPDALTESLVGGEPPRLRATDERGWFRFQRLYDAARSCLREPEDIQRLVREAAEEDLRDGSGWLEIQVDPTSYAPRLGGLIPALEVILDAVETTSRETGLGMRVLVAANRMKHPLDARTLARLAVRYADRGVVGFGLSNDERRGMARDFDRAFGIAREAGLLSTPHGGELAGPSSVRDCLDDLGADRVGHGVRAAEDPRLMKRLADRQVTCEVCPASNVALGVYEKPEDVPLRTLFEAGVPLALGADDPLLFGSRLAAQYEIARRHHGFTDAELAEVARQSVRGAAAPEDVKTKLLAGVDDWLAS
- a CDS encoding pyridoxal phosphate-dependent aminotransferase, yielding MSAATPPTERRVSARVGAISESATLAVDAKAKALKAAGRPVIGFGAGEPDFPTPDYIVEAAIEACKNPKFHRYTPAGGLPELKAAIAAKTLRDSGYEVDASQILVTNGGKQAIYEAFAAILDPGDEVIVPAPYWTTYPESIRLAGGVPVEVVADETTGYRVSVEQLEAARTEKTKVVLFVSPSNPTGAVYSEQETEAIGHWAVEHGLWVLTDEIYEHLVYGDASAVSLPAVLPELRDKCIVVNGVAKTYAMTGWRVGWIIGPKDVVKAATNLQSHATSNVSNVAQAAALAAVSGDLVAVEKMREAFDRRRKTMVRMLNEIDGVVCPEPEGAFYAYPSVKALVGKEIRGRRPKDTVELAALILEEAEVAVVPGEAFGTPGYLRLSYALGDEDLAEGVSRMQKLLAEARD
- the nusG gene encoding transcription termination/antitermination protein NusG, producing the protein MSDPNVNDAIEPVESVEDELDTVEGADSEDTEASAEVEAADAVADDAAEAETESGEEIAEESEEEPEDDRDPIEKLREELRVLPGEWYVIHTYAGYENRVKTNLEQRAVSLNVEDYIFQAEVPQEEVVQIKNGDRKTIKQNKLPGYVLVRMDLTNESWGVVRNTPGVTGFVGNAYDPYPLTLDEIVKMLAPEAEEKAAREAAEAEGKPAPQRKVEVQVLDFEVGDSVTVTDGPFATLQATINEINPDSKKVKGLVEIFGRETPVELSFDQIQKN